The proteins below are encoded in one region of Haloterrigena turkmenica DSM 5511:
- a CDS encoding glycosyl hydrolase 115 family protein, with translation MITDSPADGDVPIVSRDAIADLYVDGDDHEVATVAATDLGDDIERVTGHRPAVTGSLAELSGTAVIVGTIGRSEGVDRCLESSDVDVATLADERESFAVGTVDEPLPGLESCVLIAGSDRRGTAYGAYELSKRIGVSPWYWWADVPTPDRDALYVTEGLERMGPPSVRYRGVFINDEDFGFREWAQETHDPATPDGIGPKTYERLFELLLRLRANTIWPAMHEGTTAFYRCEGNREVAERYAIVVGTSHCEPMHRNNVDEWDPETDGEWNYATNAERIREYWTDRVDEVADSENIFTVGMRGIHDSGMPGGDTLEERVDLLQRVIDVQREILEEHHESPVEAVPQIFCPYKETLELYRNGLEVPEDVCVVWPDDNFGYLRRLPTGEERARSGGHGVYYHLSYWGRPHDHQWLCSIPPALIREELHRAYRHGVDTLWMANVGDLKPAEKEAEYFFKLAWDVEGVAERSTSDWLAEWAARKFGPAHADDIADVLAEYYRLALARKPEHVGWNAVYPNTEKNEPTFSAVRDGDEARRRLEAYERIDEAASEIGEALPEESRTAYFHLVEYPIRCARAMNEGALEAMRSRLYAGQGRTSAATYAERSRAALERIDAATTRYNNSSDGKWRGMMSASPRELPVFDQPATGRVTDEQGPTLEIAVEGTPSVAGTGPRIRRVPTIVQGVDRRRFVDCYNRGTGTIEWTATTDDWIDLERTSGTFEEDERLWVGVDWDVAPDSRTTGRIRIAGAGRELEVAVPIRPRERPTTDEDHDEFEPGVERAPVFVESNGRVAIEADHPTAVQQAKTRWEPVDGLSRTTGTAMASRPVNGLRIDADAVCERAARLEYDFEADADEVRVEVQLLPTHAPTESTPHRYAVAIDSAAPTVVDFDANGGEHDPQWQRNVLRSSVHSTTDHELDRSGRHTLSLYAVDPSVVVDRAVVYTDGDDRRSYLGPRETRDRRLE, from the coding sequence ATGATAACCGACAGCCCCGCAGACGGCGACGTCCCGATCGTCTCCAGGGACGCGATCGCCGATCTGTACGTCGACGGGGACGATCACGAGGTCGCGACCGTCGCGGCGACCGATCTCGGTGACGATATCGAACGCGTCACCGGACACCGACCCGCGGTCACCGGTTCGCTCGCCGAACTCTCCGGGACCGCCGTGATCGTCGGAACGATCGGTCGCTCCGAGGGCGTTGACCGATGCCTGGAGTCGAGCGACGTCGACGTCGCGACGCTGGCGGACGAGCGGGAGAGTTTCGCCGTCGGAACGGTCGACGAACCGCTACCGGGCCTCGAGTCGTGCGTGCTGATCGCCGGGAGCGATCGCCGCGGGACGGCTTACGGAGCGTACGAGCTGTCGAAGCGGATCGGCGTCTCGCCGTGGTACTGGTGGGCCGACGTGCCGACGCCCGACCGCGACGCCCTTTACGTGACCGAGGGCCTCGAGCGGATGGGACCGCCGTCGGTTCGGTACCGCGGCGTGTTCATCAACGACGAGGACTTCGGGTTCCGCGAGTGGGCACAGGAGACGCACGATCCGGCCACGCCGGACGGCATCGGGCCGAAGACCTACGAACGGCTGTTCGAACTCCTCCTGCGACTCAGGGCGAACACGATCTGGCCCGCGATGCACGAGGGAACGACGGCGTTCTACCGGTGTGAGGGCAATCGCGAGGTCGCCGAGCGGTACGCCATCGTCGTCGGCACCTCCCACTGCGAGCCGATGCATCGCAACAACGTCGACGAGTGGGACCCGGAGACGGACGGCGAGTGGAACTACGCGACCAACGCAGAGCGGATCCGCGAGTACTGGACCGACCGCGTCGACGAGGTCGCCGACAGCGAGAATATCTTCACGGTTGGCATGCGCGGGATCCACGACTCGGGGATGCCCGGCGGCGACACCCTCGAGGAACGCGTCGACCTGCTCCAACGAGTGATCGACGTCCAGCGCGAGATCCTCGAGGAACATCACGAGTCGCCGGTCGAGGCCGTCCCGCAGATTTTCTGCCCGTACAAGGAGACGCTCGAGCTCTACCGGAACGGCCTCGAGGTGCCCGAAGACGTCTGCGTCGTCTGGCCCGACGACAACTTCGGCTACCTCCGGCGACTGCCGACCGGCGAGGAGCGCGCGCGGTCCGGCGGCCACGGCGTCTACTACCACCTCTCGTACTGGGGACGTCCGCACGACCACCAGTGGCTGTGTTCGATCCCGCCGGCGCTGATTCGCGAGGAACTGCACCGCGCCTATCGCCACGGCGTCGACACGCTCTGGATGGCGAACGTCGGCGATCTCAAGCCGGCGGAGAAAGAGGCGGAGTACTTCTTCAAGTTGGCCTGGGACGTCGAGGGCGTCGCGGAGCGATCGACGAGCGACTGGCTCGCCGAGTGGGCCGCCCGCAAATTTGGCCCTGCCCACGCGGACGATATCGCCGACGTCCTCGCCGAATACTACCGACTCGCGCTCGCCCGCAAGCCGGAACACGTGGGCTGGAACGCGGTGTACCCGAACACCGAGAAGAACGAACCGACGTTCAGCGCAGTCCGCGACGGCGACGAGGCCCGGCGACGCCTCGAGGCCTACGAGCGGATCGACGAGGCGGCCAGCGAGATCGGCGAGGCGCTGCCCGAGGAATCGCGAACGGCGTACTTCCACCTCGTCGAGTACCCGATCCGCTGTGCGCGGGCGATGAACGAGGGGGCCCTCGAGGCGATGCGGAGCCGGCTCTACGCGGGTCAGGGCCGGACGAGCGCGGCGACGTACGCCGAACGATCACGGGCGGCGCTCGAGCGCATCGACGCGGCGACGACGCGGTACAACAACTCGTCGGACGGCAAGTGGCGCGGGATGATGTCCGCGAGCCCGCGGGAGTTGCCGGTGTTCGACCAGCCCGCGACCGGGCGCGTGACCGACGAGCAGGGTCCGACCCTCGAGATTGCCGTCGAAGGAACGCCGAGCGTCGCCGGAACCGGTCCGCGAATCCGTCGGGTGCCGACGATCGTGCAGGGCGTCGATCGGCGGCGGTTCGTCGACTGCTACAACCGCGGGACGGGCACGATCGAGTGGACGGCGACGACCGACGACTGGATCGACCTCGAGCGAACGTCGGGAACGTTCGAGGAAGACGAACGGCTGTGGGTCGGCGTCGACTGGGACGTTGCGCCGGACTCGCGGACGACCGGCCGTATTCGGATCGCGGGCGCCGGCCGGGAACTCGAGGTCGCGGTGCCGATCCGGCCGCGAGAGCGGCCGACGACGGACGAGGATCACGACGAGTTCGAGCCGGGAGTCGAGCGAGCGCCGGTCTTCGTCGAATCGAACGGACGCGTCGCGATCGAGGCCGACCACCCGACAGCCGTTCAACAGGCGAAGACGCGCTGGGAACCGGTCGACGGCCTCAGTCGAACGACCGGGACCGCGATGGCCAGTCGACCGGTCAACGGCTTACGCATCGACGCCGATGCAGTGTGCGAGCGAGCGGCGCGCCTCGAGTACGATTTCGAGGCCGACGCCGACGAGGTTCGCGTCGAGGTCCAGTTGCTGCCGACGCACGCGCCGACCGAGTCGACGCCCCACCGGTACGCGGTCGCGATCGACAGCGCCGCGCCGACGGTCGTCGACTTCGACGCGAACGGCGGCGAACACGACCCGCAATGGCAGCGGAACGTGCTCCGCTCGAGCGTTCATTCGACGACCGACCACGAACTCGATCGGTCCGGCCGTCACACGCTGTCGCTGTACGCGGTGGATCCGAGCGTTGTCGTCGATCGAGCGGTCGTCTACACCGATGGCGACGACCGCCGATCGTATCTTGGACCGCGAGAGACGCGGGATCGACGGCTCGAGTGA
- a CDS encoding RICIN domain-containing protein: protein MKNDSKEIKSMERDHTDEDRIANTNTSDATALSTGRRGALAMLGATGLAGLLSGTAGGRQGSGDEPTTGNQPWYEWDADVDAGDNGLYDLERLQTEHVHTAARDPEVVVWEDDEGVYHADADETTVYSGEDYLEAIQTAVDSLSEGRTEKERVLVAASGTIGPADELTQLEVPSYTVLDVAGTIYVEDDGEQPMVIPVRAFDEEEIEIPRLSIVGNPRFGIWIQDTDSVKLGDIDIRFENTEGFANYWEVDAPGWPPTSFDPDASREEILADPGWVGKFCEGVRVDARARDESASDVFISSVYVEGGRHHAVETYDTERVVIDQVIGVGMGGSAVILNETENAAVNNVVGENPESETWYATFRCANGCENVSVGQVVSRDAPRGIHLTTESNEITVGEVNIIGARYHGIKVDNVENITIQGGLVKNVVRSGVLSTANGFSCSNLHVVDDLTDEEREEINLPAGDGAPDDPTQTHGIQFFGRNGRIVNNDVRDAGTEANVEVEALNTIVRDNLGGGFRSGTVTLESGADEAARVTGIAGRFDAAFDLRAGLEEAPAGPTAWSHRFEWTGDGWDLVFEWETDPGEDVALSYIVDQTQASESGVELDPLEPGTYRIDAGHTGMPLTDADGNLEMDAWDGDDDQRWIVEEDGDAYRIELAATGEVLEVEGGEIEDGANVGVGTDSGADHQRWDIKPIFTPSGEFRYSVHPVGADQGLDVSGAGEDPGTNVLLWEHSGVAHQQFTFEEL, encoded by the coding sequence ATGAAAAACGATAGCAAGGAGATCAAGTCGATGGAACGCGATCACACAGACGAGGATCGAATCGCGAATACGAACACGTCCGACGCCACAGCGCTCTCGACGGGGCGACGCGGTGCGCTGGCGATGCTCGGCGCGACCGGACTCGCCGGGCTACTCTCGGGGACCGCGGGCGGCAGGCAGGGGTCCGGCGATGAGCCGACGACAGGCAACCAACCGTGGTACGAGTGGGACGCCGACGTCGACGCCGGCGACAACGGACTGTACGACCTCGAGCGGCTACAGACCGAACACGTCCACACGGCGGCGCGAGACCCAGAAGTCGTCGTCTGGGAGGACGACGAGGGCGTCTATCACGCCGATGCGGACGAGACGACCGTCTACAGCGGCGAGGACTACCTCGAGGCGATCCAGACGGCCGTCGATAGCCTGAGCGAGGGTCGAACGGAGAAAGAGCGCGTGCTGGTCGCCGCATCGGGAACGATCGGCCCGGCGGACGAACTCACGCAACTCGAAGTCCCGAGTTACACGGTCCTCGACGTCGCGGGCACGATTTACGTCGAGGACGACGGCGAACAACCGATGGTCATTCCGGTACGGGCCTTCGACGAGGAGGAGATCGAGATTCCGCGCCTCTCCATCGTCGGGAACCCGCGGTTCGGCATCTGGATTCAGGACACCGACTCCGTCAAATTGGGCGATATCGACATCCGGTTCGAGAACACCGAGGGGTTCGCCAACTACTGGGAGGTCGACGCCCCGGGCTGGCCGCCGACGTCGTTCGATCCCGACGCCAGTCGAGAGGAGATTCTGGCCGACCCGGGCTGGGTCGGCAAGTTCTGCGAGGGCGTCCGGGTCGACGCCCGCGCTCGAGACGAGTCAGCGTCGGACGTCTTCATCAGTTCGGTCTACGTCGAGGGCGGTCGCCACCACGCCGTCGAAACGTACGATACCGAGCGCGTCGTGATCGATCAGGTGATCGGCGTCGGCATGGGCGGCTCCGCGGTCATCCTGAACGAGACCGAGAACGCGGCGGTCAACAACGTCGTCGGGGAGAACCCCGAGTCCGAGACCTGGTACGCGACCTTCCGCTGTGCGAACGGCTGCGAGAACGTCTCAGTCGGTCAGGTCGTCAGTCGCGACGCCCCGCGCGGCATACACCTCACGACCGAATCGAACGAGATCACGGTCGGCGAGGTCAACATCATCGGCGCTCGGTACCACGGCATCAAGGTCGACAACGTCGAGAACATCACGATTCAGGGCGGCCTCGTCAAGAACGTCGTCCGATCGGGCGTGCTCTCGACGGCGAACGGGTTCTCTTGCTCGAACCTGCACGTCGTCGACGACCTCACCGACGAGGAACGCGAGGAAATCAATTTGCCTGCCGGCGACGGTGCCCCGGACGATCCCACCCAGACCCACGGCATTCAGTTCTTCGGGCGGAACGGCCGGATCGTCAACAACGACGTCCGCGACGCCGGAACGGAGGCGAACGTCGAGGTCGAGGCGCTGAACACCATCGTCCGAGACAACCTCGGCGGCGGGTTCCGATCGGGCACGGTCACGCTCGAGAGCGGCGCGGACGAAGCCGCCCGCGTGACCGGGATCGCCGGCCGCTTCGATGCCGCGTTCGACCTGCGCGCCGGACTCGAGGAGGCGCCCGCCGGCCCGACGGCCTGGTCGCACCGCTTCGAGTGGACCGGCGACGGCTGGGACCTCGTCTTCGAGTGGGAGACGGACCCCGGCGAAGACGTCGCGCTGTCCTACATCGTCGACCAGACCCAGGCCAGCGAGAGTGGCGTCGAACTCGACCCCCTCGAGCCCGGGACCTACCGGATCGACGCCGGTCACACCGGAATGCCGCTGACGGATGCTGACGGCAACCTCGAGATGGACGCGTGGGACGGCGACGACGATCAGCGCTGGATCGTCGAGGAAGACGGCGACGCCTACCGGATCGAACTCGCGGCGACCGGCGAGGTGCTCGAGGTCGAGGGCGGCGAGATCGAAGACGGCGCGAACGTGGGCGTCGGTACCGACAGCGGCGCCGACCACCAGCGCTGGGATATCAAGCCGATCTTCACCCCCTCCGGCGAGTTCCGCTACTCCGTCCACCCGGTCGGTGCCGATCAGGGGTTAGACGTCTCGGGCGCCGGCGAAGACCCCGGGACGAACGTGCTCCTGTGGGAGCACAGCGGCGTCGCCCACCAGCAGTTCACGTTCGAAGAACTGTAA
- a CDS encoding mannonate dehydratase yields MTTDTTIRAGVRTRSLSRPRLQYIRQLGATDIFVDHADVDEEPDEFNDRDAGATLAVGRDEIPSVAALEAARDRVEAAGLTLTGIQSLPYSLYGDIMFDREGADAALEQITTLVRNLGEADIPILGYQWNPRGVVPMRTGTADLRGGAQGTAFDYEEVDDPDELAPGLEREYTEAKFWDNYEAFLETVLPVAEEAGVELALHPVDPPVIESMCGIPRLCRSVENFEKAMGLVPSKNHSLKLCLGCFSQMGEDVTDVLRTFGERDQIGFIHFRDVVGTVPRFHETFVDEGNFDTTEVVETLDEIGYDGVVIPDHVPEMTGDTDWRHRSRGYTVGYLRGVIETVQSDSS; encoded by the coding sequence ATGACTACCGACACGACGATCAGGGCCGGCGTCCGCACGCGCTCCCTTTCGAGACCGCGACTCCAGTATATCCGCCAGCTCGGCGCGACGGACATCTTCGTCGACCACGCCGACGTCGACGAGGAGCCCGACGAGTTTAACGACCGCGACGCGGGCGCGACGCTCGCGGTCGGACGCGACGAGATCCCCTCGGTCGCGGCCCTCGAGGCGGCGAGAGACCGCGTCGAGGCGGCCGGTCTCACGCTGACCGGGATCCAGTCGCTGCCGTACTCGCTGTACGGCGACATCATGTTCGACCGCGAGGGAGCGGACGCGGCCCTCGAGCAGATCACGACGCTCGTTCGGAACCTCGGCGAAGCGGACATCCCGATCCTCGGGTACCAGTGGAATCCGCGCGGCGTCGTACCGATGCGGACCGGCACGGCCGACCTCCGCGGCGGCGCGCAGGGGACGGCGTTCGACTACGAGGAGGTCGACGATCCCGACGAACTCGCGCCGGGCCTCGAGCGCGAGTACACGGAAGCGAAGTTCTGGGACAACTACGAGGCCTTCCTCGAGACGGTGCTCCCGGTCGCCGAAGAGGCCGGCGTCGAGTTGGCGTTGCATCCGGTCGATCCGCCGGTCATCGAGTCGATGTGCGGGATTCCGCGCCTTTGCCGGAGCGTGGAGAACTTCGAGAAGGCGATGGGGCTCGTTCCGAGCAAGAATCACAGCCTGAAGCTCTGTCTCGGGTGCTTCTCGCAGATGGGCGAGGACGTCACCGACGTCCTTCGGACGTTCGGCGAGCGCGATCAGATCGGCTTCATCCACTTCCGCGACGTCGTCGGGACCGTTCCGCGGTTCCATGAGACGTTCGTCGACGAGGGGAACTTCGACACGACCGAGGTCGTCGAAACGTTAGACGAGATCGGCTACGACGGCGTCGTGATCCCGGATCACGTCCCCGAGATGACGGGCGACACCGACTGGCGACATCGCTCTCGAGGATACACCGTCGGCTATCTCCGCGGCGTCATCGAGACCGTTCAGTCGGATTCCTCGTAG
- a CDS encoding glycoside hydrolase family 2 TIM barrel-domain containing protein, whose protein sequence is MSDSQQRETETEQTPRGRLSPTRRKFLQATGMAALATGVSAQSDAAAPSEGPGGPGRISNLAAYLEDPQTVAENVEPTHVTTAVPYGSVRAACQADEPFTELESRFAESEYVRLLNGEWRFAFHESPSELPDSYDDLAADDWGSIDVPGVWQTQGHGQRIYANNSITWQHYDPGQEGDLTPGEDGTVDVPGVDDDGIDPVGTYRRTFSVPRDWDGRQTFLHFEAVKQAFFVWIDDEYVGFRTGSMTAAEFDVTDHVEAGGDYEVTVQVYRWSDSEALETIDMFRYAGIFRNVYLFATPTVHLRDFYARTDLDDDYEDGRLRIDAEIANYGDAPAGKYTVRAHLYETDRTKPGRGPPRGKGKENAEAKGNRKKNGRGPGDNPPRGRKVTTVEATATVDEDGAVVTLEADVDDPAKWSAEHPNLYQLALELVDARGETAEAMLEKVGFRTYETTRGQQGAEVLVNGEAVDIQGVNRHETDPDFGRTVPIDRVREDLETMQRFNVNAIRTSHYPNDPSFYRLADEYGIYVQDEVGVETHWWEGLLAHTDAYHDQAVEQFRRMVLRDRNHASIFSWSTGNEAGTGAEHLEMASLAADSDEYIPDDTSEVSGVENVESFDGEAEGFAPDRILYHQPNGGGWNVEYSDMLGPRYPDVGTLLSVADGSYIGDGLRPVAMGEYNHAMGNSLGLVHEMWNEHIKPPAREATDRSDADNPGVLVGTPEVVPGPDVEPGAPDGAVVLGESDAIEIRRDESLDVDPGFSVGATVSNVDADADASLVDEGRYALELSDGELVLSIGSDSVSASLPAGGVDDWTTVVGVADADELRLYVDGERVAATSHSVSDLPSSDGPVRIGIDGDAEITVDGIGIYDRAVSDDEASGADGTLSDGAVVAYDFADLIRDQSLVGGFVWDWVNQDLNDVTEDGQEFQFYHSDGPDGAFCLNGLVWSDRDPQPEMWQLKHSHQPVGVADAAVEDGEVYVSNRYNFTGLDALEGSWELTADDETVKSGELDLDIEPGETRRVDVPVGAPSDPEPGVEYRLSVSFALAEATDYADAGHEVAFEQLEIPVDAPEPEPESLDAMAPLSVEEGDDIVISGDGFEYVVSGDAGTLSSMRYGGSELVEDGPLFNAWRAPIMNEHQQWGSAPAFSWYEAGLNDLTHSVDSVETNAVDDSLVQLTVDGFAAGTEVPPPLLTPDASGEGNDGEVVGDPDVVSGQSGQAVALDGESQHVNAGNDASVDFGEPGFTIQVRFKGVPANGEHNPFVSKGDHQYALKISSSDEFQFFIYQDTWITHNAPIPSGLAEDEWHTLTGVATDDELQLYLDGETLGSSGHSATSVNQSAFPVHVGHNAENTNRYTETAIDEVRMYDRALSPSEISSGFDEPPESAVLWYELDTFEEGESTVMGFETQYRYRIYGSGDVRMNVEAVPNEPLRNTVSGWLPKVGVQLDLPERFDAFEWYGRGELETYPDRKWSVPVGRYAGSVDEQYVPYLPPTDNGNKAQTRWATLSDGEVSLLGMPGDEDANVSLEQWSNLDEAEHQYELEERGSIGFNLDHRVTGVGGTPTDPIDRYQVEVEPTAFSVVLRPFDPDDADPMELANRRLPDADE, encoded by the coding sequence ATGAGCGACTCACAGCAACGGGAGACAGAGACCGAACAGACACCTCGCGGTCGGCTCTCACCGACGCGACGGAAGTTCCTGCAGGCGACCGGGATGGCCGCGCTGGCGACCGGGGTCAGCGCCCAGTCCGACGCCGCGGCACCGTCCGAGGGACCGGGCGGCCCCGGTCGCATCTCGAACCTCGCGGCGTACCTGGAAGACCCCCAGACGGTCGCGGAGAACGTCGAGCCGACTCACGTCACCACCGCGGTTCCCTACGGGTCGGTGCGAGCGGCTTGCCAGGCGGACGAACCGTTCACGGAACTCGAGTCGCGGTTCGCCGAGTCCGAGTACGTCCGGCTGCTCAACGGCGAGTGGCGGTTCGCGTTCCACGAGAGCCCCTCCGAACTCCCCGACTCGTACGATGACCTCGCGGCCGACGACTGGGGATCGATCGACGTCCCCGGCGTCTGGCAGACCCAGGGGCACGGCCAGCGGATCTACGCGAACAACTCGATCACGTGGCAACACTATGATCCGGGACAGGAGGGCGACCTCACGCCGGGCGAGGACGGCACGGTCGACGTCCCCGGCGTCGATGACGACGGGATCGACCCCGTCGGGACCTATCGGCGGACGTTCTCGGTACCGAGAGACTGGGATGGCCGGCAGACGTTCCTGCACTTCGAGGCCGTCAAGCAGGCCTTCTTCGTCTGGATCGACGACGAGTACGTCGGCTTCCGAACGGGGTCGATGACGGCCGCCGAGTTCGACGTCACCGACCACGTCGAAGCCGGCGGCGACTACGAGGTCACGGTGCAGGTGTACCGCTGGAGCGACAGCGAAGCCCTGGAGACGATCGACATGTTCCGGTACGCCGGCATCTTCAGGAACGTCTACCTGTTCGCGACGCCGACGGTCCACCTCAGGGACTTCTACGCGCGGACCGACCTCGACGACGACTACGAGGACGGCCGCCTCCGGATCGACGCCGAGATCGCGAACTACGGCGACGCTCCGGCGGGGAAGTACACCGTCCGCGCGCACCTCTACGAGACCGATCGGACGAAGCCGGGTCGCGGTCCACCCCGTGGGAAGGGGAAAGAGAACGCGGAGGCGAAGGGCAATAGGAAAAAGAACGGCCGCGGCCCGGGCGACAACCCGCCGCGCGGTCGCAAGGTGACGACAGTCGAGGCGACCGCGACCGTCGACGAGGACGGCGCCGTCGTCACTCTCGAGGCCGACGTCGACGACCCCGCGAAGTGGTCGGCCGAGCACCCGAACCTCTACCAGCTCGCGCTGGAACTCGTCGACGCTCGTGGCGAGACGGCCGAGGCGATGCTCGAGAAGGTCGGCTTCCGCACGTACGAGACGACTCGCGGGCAGCAGGGCGCCGAGGTCCTGGTCAACGGCGAGGCGGTCGACATCCAGGGCGTGAACCGCCACGAGACCGACCCCGACTTCGGACGGACGGTACCGATCGATAGGGTCCGGGAGGACCTCGAGACGATGCAGCGGTTCAACGTCAACGCGATCCGGACCTCCCACTACCCGAACGACCCGTCGTTCTACCGGCTGGCCGACGAGTACGGGATCTACGTGCAAGACGAGGTCGGCGTCGAGACCCACTGGTGGGAGGGGCTGCTCGCGCACACCGACGCGTACCACGACCAGGCCGTCGAGCAGTTCCGGCGCATGGTGCTCCGGGACCGCAACCACGCGTCGATCTTCAGCTGGTCGACCGGTAACGAGGCCGGCACCGGCGCCGAGCACCTGGAGATGGCGTCGCTGGCGGCCGACTCCGACGAGTACATCCCCGACGACACCTCCGAGGTCAGCGGCGTCGAGAACGTCGAGTCCTTCGACGGCGAGGCCGAAGGGTTCGCGCCCGACCGCATCCTGTACCACCAACCCAACGGCGGCGGCTGGAACGTCGAGTACAGCGACATGCTCGGGCCGCGGTACCCCGACGTCGGGACCCTGCTGTCGGTCGCCGACGGCTCCTACATCGGCGACGGGCTCCGGCCCGTCGCGATGGGCGAGTACAATCACGCCATGGGCAACAGCCTGGGGCTGGTCCACGAGATGTGGAACGAGCACATCAAGCCGCCCGCGCGGGAGGCCACGGACCGCAGCGACGCAGACAATCCGGGCGTGCTCGTCGGCACGCCAGAGGTCGTCCCCGGACCGGACGTCGAACCGGGCGCCCCCGACGGCGCGGTCGTCCTCGGCGAGAGCGACGCGATCGAGATCCGGCGCGACGAGAGCCTCGACGTCGACCCCGGATTCAGCGTCGGCGCCACCGTCTCGAACGTCGACGCGGACGCCGACGCGTCGCTGGTCGACGAGGGGCGCTACGCGCTCGAACTGTCCGACGGCGAACTCGTACTCTCGATCGGATCGGACTCGGTCTCGGCGTCGCTCCCCGCGGGCGGGGTCGACGACTGGACGACCGTCGTCGGCGTCGCGGACGCCGACGAACTCCGGCTCTACGTCGACGGCGAGCGGGTCGCCGCGACGAGCCACTCGGTCTCTGACCTCCCGTCGAGCGACGGGCCCGTCCGGATCGGTATCGACGGCGACGCCGAAATCACCGTCGACGGTATCGGTATCTACGACCGCGCCGTGAGCGACGACGAGGCGAGCGGCGCCGACGGCACGCTCTCCGACGGCGCCGTCGTCGCCTACGACTTCGCGGATCTGATCCGCGACCAGAGCCTCGTCGGCGGGTTCGTCTGGGACTGGGTCAACCAGGACCTCAACGACGTCACCGAGGACGGCCAGGAGTTCCAGTTCTACCACAGCGACGGCCCCGACGGGGCGTTCTGCCTCAACGGCCTGGTCTGGTCCGACCGCGATCCCCAGCCCGAGATGTGGCAGCTCAAGCACAGCCACCAGCCGGTCGGCGTCGCCGACGCCGCCGTCGAGGACGGCGAGGTCTACGTCTCGAACCGCTACAACTTCACCGGCCTCGACGCGCTGGAGGGGTCGTGGGAGCTGACCGCCGACGACGAGACCGTCAAATCCGGCGAGCTCGACCTCGACATCGAACCCGGCGAGACGCGCCGCGTCGACGTCCCGGTCGGGGCGCCGTCCGATCCCGAACCGGGCGTCGAGTATCGGCTGAGCGTCTCGTTCGCGCTCGCAGAGGCGACCGACTACGCCGACGCCGGCCACGAGGTCGCCTTCGAGCAGCTCGAGATCCCGGTCGACGCGCCAGAACCGGAGCCGGAGAGCCTCGACGCCATGGCACCGCTCTCGGTCGAGGAGGGCGACGACATCGTCATCTCCGGCGACGGCTTCGAGTACGTCGTCTCCGGCGACGCGGGGACGCTCTCTTCGATGCGGTACGGCGGGAGCGAACTCGTAGAGGACGGCCCGCTCTTTAACGCGTGGCGCGCGCCGATCATGAACGAACACCAGCAGTGGGGCTCGGCGCCCGCGTTCTCGTGGTACGAGGCCGGCCTCAACGACCTGACCCACTCCGTCGACTCCGTCGAGACGAACGCGGTCGATGATTCGCTGGTGCAGCTCACGGTCGACGGCTTCGCGGCGGGAACCGAAGTACCGCCGCCGCTGCTGACACCGGATGCCTCTGGTGAAGGGAACGACGGCGAGGTCGTCGGCGATCCGGACGTCGTCTCGGGCCAGAGCGGTCAGGCCGTCGCGCTCGACGGCGAGTCTCAGCACGTCAACGCGGGCAACGACGCCAGCGTCGACTTCGGTGAGCCGGGATTCACGATCCAGGTGCGGTTCAAGGGCGTGCCCGCGAACGGCGAACACAACCCGTTCGTCAGCAAGGGCGACCACCAGTACGCGCTGAAGATCTCCAGCAGCGACGAGTTCCAGTTCTTCATCTATCAGGACACCTGGATCACGCACAACGCGCCGATACCGTCGGGTCTGGCGGAAGACGAGTGGCACACCCTGACGGGGGTAGCGACCGACGACGAACTGCAGCTGTACCTAGACGGGGAGACGCTGGGGAGTAGCGGCCACAGCGCGACCAGCGTCAATCAGTCGGCGTTCCCGGTTCATGTCGGTCACAACGCGGAGAACACGAACCGGTACACGGAGACGGCGATCGACGAGGTGCGGATGTACGACCGGGCGCTGTCGCCGAGTGAAATCTCGTCCGGCTTCGACGAACCGCCGGAGAGCGCGGTGTTGTGGTACGAACTGGACACGTTCGAGGAGGGCGAGTCGACGGTGATGGGCTTCGAGACGCAGTATCGCTACCGGATCTACGGTAGCGGAGACGTGCGGATGAACGTCGAAGCCGTTCCGAACGAGCCACTGCGCAACACGGTGAGCGGCTGGCTCCCGAAGGTCGGCGTCCAGCTGGACCTGCCCGAGCGCTTCGACGCGTTCGAGTGGTACGGCCGCGGCGAGTTAGAGACCTACCCCGACCGCAAGTGGAGCGTCCCGGTCGGGCGCTACGCCGGGTCGGTCGACGAGCAGTACGTGCCGTACCTGCCGCCGACCGACAACGGCAACAAGGCCCAGACGCGCTGGGCGACGCTCTCTGACGGCGAAGTCTCGCTGCTCGGGATGCCCGGCGACGAGGACGCCAACGTGAGTCTCGAGCAGTGGTCGAACCTCGACGAGGCCGAGCACCAGTACGAACTGGAGGAGCGCGGCTCGATCGGGTTCAATCTCGACCACCGCGTGACCGGCGTCGGCGGGACGCCGACCGATCCGATCGACCGCTACCAGGTCGAGGTCGAGCCGACCGCATTCAGCGTGGTGCTCCGGCCGTTCGATCCCGACGACGCGGATCCGATGGAACTGGCGAACCGACGACTGCCAGACGCCGACGAGTAG